The Synechocystis sp. PCC 6714 genome includes the window TTCCCGGCCCATTTTTCCGGCCGCACCGTTTACTACTACAGGAATTAAATCATTGCTAGCCATAATTGCCCCAGCTTTACCCAATTACTCAATTAATTAACCTTCTCTATTGTTGGGCAACGGTTAACCCAGGGCAAGCATCGGATGGTTTCAGGAAGAGAAAAGGGAAACCGCTATTTGCTCCCGGATGCGATGGAGATCTTCCCTAACCCGGAAATCCTCCAGTCGTTGGATTACCTGGCCACGGTTAAAGAGAATCAGAGTGGGAAGATTTTTCAAGCGGTAGGCGTTGGCTAAATGCAGATTGACATCGGCATTAACTTCCACACAAACGAGTTGTTCTCCCCATTCCCCGTGGAGGCGGTTGAGCAAAGGTTTAACAAAGTGACACAGCCCACACCAGGGAGCCCCAAAGTAAACCAAAATCGGCTTTGGGCATTGAAGAACGAGATTATCAAAGTTGTCTTCGTTAACGGCTAGCATGGGCTTATTTCTAGCGGACTGATCCCTTATTCCCCATGCTACAACCATTTTTGCCCCCAAAGGGAGGAATGATCCCAACTGATCCCCCTTGGTTCAATGGCTCAGACGACGGGCGATCGCCGTTTGCCAGGTTTCTGCCATGGCGGCTAAATCAGAGTCAATTAAAACTGTATTATCGGAGGTTAAAACAGTTAGGTTAGTGCAAGAGGAACCCACAACGCCCAGCTTTTGCCAGTGATCATTTAAAACCCCTTGTAGATAGTTTTCCCACACTGATTGGTATTGGGCATCAATGGAAACAATAATCCGACTGGCTGATTCCCCAAACAGTAATTGATCTAAGCGTTGCTCATTGGCATTAATCATCACTTCCGCCCCTAAATTGGCGCTGATACAAGACTCGGCCAAGGCCACCGCCAATCCCCCTTCGGCACAATCGTGGGCCGAATTTAACCAACCTTGGCCAATGCCATGGCGACAGGCTTTTTGCACTGCTTTTTCCAGATCAAAATCCAAGCTAGGGGGTTGGCCCGCCACTGTTTGATGGATAACGGCTAAATATTCTGAACCTCCCAAAACATTCTGGGCATTGCTACCTAATAAGTAAATTAAATCCCCTGTTACTTGCCAACCTTGACCAACGGTTTTAGTTAAATCAGGAATTAACCCCACCATGCCGATTACCGGGGTGGGATAAATAGGCTGGGGTTTCCCCTCCCCATCCAAGGTCTCGTTGTAAAGACTGACATTACCACCCGTAACAGGTGTACTTAAGTTTTCACAGGCTTCGGCAATGCCTTGGCAGGCGGTGGCCAATTGCCAATAACCGACGGGATTTTCTGGGCTGCCAAAGTTTAAATTGTCGGTCACGGCTAGGGGTTCTGCCCCCACACAACTAAGGTTACGGGCCGCCTCTGCTACGGCCAGCTTTGCTCCTGCATAGGGATGAAGATAAACGTAGCGGGGGTTACAGTCGGTGGTGGCGGCCACGCCAATGGTACAGTCCGCCGGATTTGCATTGATGGGGCGAACACGGATAACAGCGGCATCGGCTCCCCCAGGCAAAAGAACCGTATTATTCTGGACTTGATGGTCGTATTGGCGATAAACCCATTGTTTGGAGGCAATATTAGGGGTATCCAAGAGTTGTTTTAAAACATCGTTCCAACTCAGTAATTGACCATTAATTTCA containing:
- a CDS encoding co-chaperone YbbN gives rise to the protein MLAVNEDNFDNLVLQCPKPILVYFGAPWCGLCHFVKPLLNRLHGEWGEQLVCVEVNADVNLHLANAYRLKNLPTLILFNRGQVIQRLEDFRVREDLHRIREQIAVSLFSS